A genome region from Blautia coccoides includes the following:
- the pdxS gene encoding pyridoxal 5'-phosphate synthase lyase subunit PdxS, translating into MENRYELNKELAQMLKGGVIMDVTTPEQAEIAEEAGACAVMALEKIPADIRAAGGVARMSDPKMIQGIQSAVSIPVMAKCRIGHFAEAQILEAIEIDYIDESEVLSPADDVYHIDKRKFKVPFVCGAKDLGEALRRINEGASMIRTKGEPGTGDVVQAVRHMRLMQGEIRRITSMEEDELYNKAKELAVPYDLVVYVREHGRLPVVNFAAGGVATPADAALMMQLGAEGVFVGSGIFKSGNPRKRAAAIVKAVTNFRDAKMIAELSMDLGEAMVGINEQEIELLMAERGK; encoded by the coding sequence ATGGAAAACAGATATGAGTTAAATAAAGAACTGGCCCAGATGCTGAAAGGCGGAGTCATCATGGATGTGACCACACCGGAACAGGCGGAGATAGCAGAGGAGGCGGGAGCCTGCGCAGTAATGGCGCTGGAAAAGATACCTGCGGATATCCGGGCCGCAGGAGGCGTGGCAAGGATGAGTGATCCAAAAATGATCCAGGGAATCCAGTCCGCGGTATCCATACCGGTTATGGCAAAATGCAGGATCGGACATTTCGCGGAGGCACAGATCCTGGAGGCCATAGAGATTGATTACATAGACGAAAGCGAAGTTTTATCCCCTGCGGATGACGTATATCACATAGACAAGAGGAAGTTCAAAGTGCCTTTTGTCTGTGGGGCAAAAGATCTAGGAGAGGCACTGCGCAGGATCAATGAGGGGGCATCCATGATCCGCACAAAGGGGGAGCCGGGTACAGGAGATGTGGTCCAGGCTGTGCGCCATATGCGATTGATGCAGGGGGAAATCCGCAGGATCACCTCTATGGAGGAGGATGAATTATACAATAAGGCAAAAGAACTTGCCGTTCCCTATGATCTGGTGGTGTATGTGAGAGAGCATGGAAGGCTTCCTGTTGTGAACTTCGCAGCAGGCGGCGTGGCAACTCCCGCAGACGCGGCGCTGATGATGCAGCTCGGGGCAGAGGGAGTCTTTGTAGGCTCCGGTATCTTTAAGTCCGGGAATCCCCGGAAGCGGGCAGCGGCGATCGTAAAGGCTGTGACAAATTTCAGGGATGCAAAAATGATAGCAGAACTGTCCATGGACCTGGGTGAAGCTATGGTGGGTATCAATGAGCAGGAAATAGAGCTGCTCATGGCTGAGAGAGGTAAATGA
- a CDS encoding polysaccharide deacetylase family protein → MMEDERDLEYERRRQERMRRRRLEKKRQMRRRRIMRLVAMAAVLVLVIGLVGTGIHKLISGKTGVPKEGAVEVKAQTTTQEDTTAATKQPVMGAADLSKMTSSGVMGWQQDDKGWWYRDTDGTFFKNGWKEIDGSKYYFDENGYMKTGWLELDGEDYFFDDSGKYDETKKRPMVALTFDDGPGEYTEELLDCLTKNNAKATFFMLGPQAEAYPEIVKDLKDAGMELGNHTWSHENLTTLGASGVTDEVTRTNDAIKKAAGEPATVMRPPGGAYNEEVQAAIGMPLIMWSIDTRDWATKSEDQTYQVTVDNVKDGSVVLMHDIHQWSVKAAIRAIPELVEQGYKLVTVSELAEAKGVKLENGAAHYFFGEGEQQVE, encoded by the coding sequence ATGATGGAAGACGAAAGAGATCTGGAGTACGAGCGGCGAAGGCAGGAACGCATGCGCAGACGAAGACTCGAAAAGAAGCGGCAGATGCGCAGACGAAGGATAATGCGCCTGGTAGCTATGGCAGCAGTGCTGGTGTTGGTGATCGGACTTGTGGGGACGGGCATACATAAACTGATTTCGGGAAAGACAGGGGTTCCGAAAGAGGGAGCTGTGGAGGTTAAAGCCCAGACAACTACCCAGGAGGACACAACAGCGGCGACGAAGCAGCCGGTTATGGGAGCGGCGGATCTGTCAAAGATGACATCCTCAGGTGTGATGGGCTGGCAGCAGGACGACAAGGGCTGGTGGTACCGTGACACAGATGGAACCTTTTTCAAAAACGGCTGGAAAGAGATCGACGGCTCTAAGTATTATTTTGATGAGAACGGCTACATGAAGACCGGTTGGCTGGAGCTGGACGGTGAGGACTACTTTTTTGATGACAGCGGGAAATACGACGAGACAAAGAAGCGGCCAATGGTTGCTTTGACTTTTGATGATGGTCCGGGGGAATATACGGAAGAACTGCTGGATTGTCTCACAAAAAATAATGCCAAGGCTACCTTTTTCATGCTGGGGCCTCAGGCAGAGGCATATCCTGAAATTGTGAAGGATTTAAAGGATGCCGGAATGGAGCTGGGTAATCATACATGGAGTCATGAAAACCTGACTACATTAGGTGCCAGCGGGGTAACGGACGAAGTTACAAGAACCAATGATGCGATCAAAAAAGCAGCAGGGGAACCTGCAACGGTTATGCGTCCGCCGGGAGGCGCGTATAATGAGGAGGTACAGGCCGCAATTGGCATGCCGCTTATCATGTGGAGTATTGATACAAGAGACTGGGCAACCAAGAGTGAAGACCAGACTTATCAGGTAACTGTGGATAACGTGAAGGATGGTTCTGTAGTTCTCATGCATGACATCCATCAGTGGTCCGTGAAGGCCGCGATCCGGGCAATCCCGGAACTGGTTGAACAGGGCTACAAGCTGGTAACTGTAAGTGAACTGGCAGAGGCAAAAGGCGTGAAACTGGAAAATGGCGCGGCTCATTACTTCTTTGGCGAAGGTGAGCAGCAGGTAGAGTAA
- a CDS encoding alanine/glycine:cation symporter family protein codes for MLQVVLQQLDRFIAWFDEVVWGPPLIILILSTGIYLSLRMGFLQIRHLGKALKFMVKNEDSGNGEVTSFGALCTAMSATIGTGNIVGVATALAAGGPGALFWMVLAAFFGMATKYAEGVLAIKYRTIDGNGHVLGGPFYYIENGMGVRWRWLAKIFAFFGAGVGLLGIGTFTQVNGISSAVCNFFDPEKANTISLFGGSYSIATVIAGLILTVCVGLVVIGGLKRIAQVSQVVVPFMAVLYFVFALIIIVTHLGEIPAAALAIVKSAFSGSALAGGAMGTMMVAMQKGIARGIFSNEAGLGSAPIAAAAAQTDSPVRQGLVSMTGTFIDTIVICTMTGLSIVVTGTWNTGLEGVAITTAAFQKGLPFPPVVASVVLMVCLVFFAFTTILGWNYYGERCIEYLFNRNRKVVKGYRWLYILAIFIGPYMTVQAVWNIADIFNALMAFPNLIALVALSRVVFSETKNYFGKSDDEKGEISPNVQAES; via the coding sequence ATGTTACAGGTAGTTTTGCAGCAATTGGATCGTTTTATCGCATGGTTTGACGAGGTGGTTTGGGGACCGCCGCTGATAATTTTAATTCTCAGCACAGGGATTTATCTGTCTTTGAGAATGGGTTTTCTGCAGATACGGCATCTGGGGAAAGCGCTGAAGTTCATGGTTAAGAATGAAGACAGCGGGAATGGTGAGGTGACCAGTTTTGGTGCTCTCTGCACAGCTATGTCAGCCACCATCGGTACAGGAAATATTGTAGGAGTGGCAACCGCCCTTGCGGCAGGCGGCCCGGGAGCTTTGTTCTGGATGGTACTGGCAGCCTTTTTCGGAATGGCTACCAAATATGCCGAGGGGGTGCTTGCAATCAAATACCGCACCATTGACGGGAACGGACATGTGCTGGGCGGACCCTTTTATTACATAGAAAATGGTATGGGAGTCAGATGGAGATGGCTGGCTAAAATCTTTGCATTTTTCGGGGCAGGTGTGGGCCTTCTGGGAATCGGTACTTTTACCCAGGTAAATGGTATTTCCTCTGCGGTCTGCAACTTCTTTGACCCGGAAAAAGCCAACACGATATCTTTGTTTGGAGGAAGTTACTCCATAGCGACTGTCATTGCGGGCCTTATCCTGACTGTATGCGTAGGCCTGGTGGTCATCGGCGGACTGAAGAGGATCGCGCAGGTTTCCCAGGTTGTAGTGCCGTTTATGGCTGTATTGTATTTTGTATTTGCGCTTATTATTATAGTGACCCATCTGGGAGAAATCCCGGCTGCGGCATTGGCAATCGTAAAGAGTGCGTTTTCCGGCAGTGCCCTGGCAGGCGGAGCCATGGGTACTATGATGGTTGCCATGCAGAAGGGAATTGCCAGGGGTATATTCTCCAACGAGGCAGGCCTGGGAAGTGCGCCGATTGCGGCAGCAGCGGCACAGACTGATTCCCCGGTACGCCAGGGACTTGTATCCATGACGGGTACTTTTATTGATACCATTGTGATCTGTACCATGACGGGCCTTTCCATCGTGGTGACAGGCACCTGGAATACAGGACTGGAGGGCGTGGCAATCACCACTGCGGCGTTCCAGAAGGGATTGCCGTTTCCGCCGGTGGTGGCATCTGTGGTTCTGATGGTGTGTCTGGTATTTTTTGCATTTACCACGATCCTGGGCTGGAACTATTACGGGGAGCGCTGTATTGAATATCTGTTTAACAGGAACAGGAAGGTGGTAAAAGGGTACCGCTGGCTGTATATTCTGGCAATTTTTATCGGGCCGTATATGACGGTGCAGGCGGTGTGGAACATTGCGGATATCTTTAATGCTCTGATGGCTTTTCCGAACCTGATCGCACTGGTGGCGCTGAGCCGTGTGGTATTCTCGGAGACGAAAAACTATTTTGGAAAGTCTGACGATGAAAAAGGGGAAATCAGCCCAAACGTTCAGGCAGAATCTTAA
- a CDS encoding dicarboxylate/amino acid:cation symporter, whose translation MKKLLKSLPVRLLIGVVLGMVIGLFANEAVMNVVVTIKYILGQVITFCVPLIIIGFIAPSITKMGNNASKMLGVALVIAYTSSIGAALMAMGAGYGLIPHLSIQSEVEGLKELPNVVFQLDIPQIMPVMSALVFSIMLGLAAAWTKARYTTAILDEFQKIVLKIVTKFIIPILPFFIASTFCGLAYEGTITKQLPVFLKVIVIVMAGHYIWLALLYGIAGAYSGKNPLEVLKYYGPAYLTAVGTMSSAATLAVALEGARKSKVLRKDMVNFGIPLFANIHLCGSVLTEVFFVMTVSKILYGELPSVGMMVLFCMLLGVFAIGAPGVPGGTVMASLGLITGVLLFDETGTALMLTIFALQDSFGTACNVTGDGALTLFLTGFAEKHHVKEQALNIEF comes from the coding sequence ATGAAAAAATTATTGAAAAGCCTGCCCGTGCGCCTTTTGATCGGCGTAGTCCTGGGTATGGTCATCGGCCTTTTTGCAAATGAGGCAGTTATGAATGTAGTGGTAACTATCAAATATATTCTGGGGCAGGTCATCACCTTCTGCGTTCCTCTGATCATCATCGGATTTATTGCGCCGTCCATTACCAAGATGGGGAACAATGCCTCTAAGATGCTGGGAGTGGCGCTGGTTATAGCCTATACTTCTTCTATCGGGGCTGCATTGATGGCAATGGGAGCGGGTTACGGACTGATCCCTCATCTGTCCATACAGTCTGAGGTGGAGGGGCTGAAGGAACTGCCGAATGTGGTGTTCCAGCTTGATATTCCCCAGATCATGCCGGTTATGAGTGCGCTGGTATTCTCCATTATGCTCGGTCTGGCAGCAGCGTGGACGAAAGCCCGCTATACAACAGCGATCCTGGATGAGTTCCAGAAAATCGTGCTGAAGATCGTGACAAAATTCATCATTCCTATTCTGCCGTTTTTTATCGCGTCAACCTTCTGCGGATTGGCATATGAGGGAACGATCACAAAGCAGCTCCCTGTGTTCCTGAAAGTCATTGTTATCGTTATGGCAGGACATTACATCTGGCTTGCGCTGCTCTACGGCATAGCCGGTGCATACTCAGGGAAAAATCCACTGGAAGTGCTGAAATATTACGGCCCTGCTTATCTGACTGCTGTGGGTACCATGTCCAGCGCCGCCACCCTTGCAGTGGCACTCGAGGGCGCCAGAAAATCAAAGGTACTGAGGAAAGATATGGTGAACTTCGGCATTCCGCTATTTGCCAATATCCATCTGTGCGGCTCTGTTCTGACAGAGGTGTTCTTTGTCATGACGGTATCCAAGATATTATACGGCGAGCTGCCGTCTGTGGGGATGATGGTGCTGTTCTGCATGCTTTTGGGCGTGTTTGCCATCGGAGCGCCGGGAGTGCCGGGAGGTACGGTTATGGCTTCCCTGGGATTGATCACAGGTGTTCTTCTTTTTGACGAGACTGGAACAGCGCTGATGCTTACCATCTTTGCGCTTCAGGACAGCTTTGGAACTGCCTGCAATGTGACAGGAGACGGGGCGTTGACCCTGTTTTTGACCGGATTCGCGGAGAAACATCATGTGAAGGAGCAGGCGTTGAATATAGAATTCTGA
- a CDS encoding manganese efflux pump MntP, translating into MDLFTLFTLAVGLSMDAFAVSICKGLSMEKLRIKNMAAVGLWFGGFQALMPVIGYLLGVQFKDKITAIDHWIAFILLGFIGINMIRESLDKEESCPVAGVDAKTMFPLAVATSIDALAVGITFAFLDVAIVPAAAFIGLVTFVCSVFGVKVGNVFGTKYKAKAELAGGIILVLLGLKILLEHLGILG; encoded by the coding sequence ATGGATTTATTTACGTTATTTACATTGGCGGTTGGCCTGTCCATGGATGCCTTTGCTGTCTCCATATGCAAAGGGCTTTCCATGGAGAAGCTGAGGATAAAGAACATGGCAGCCGTAGGTCTTTGGTTTGGGGGATTCCAGGCTTTGATGCCGGTGATCGGTTATCTGCTGGGCGTACAGTTCAAAGATAAGATAACCGCAATCGACCATTGGATCGCGTTCATCCTGCTGGGATTTATCGGTATCAATATGATCCGGGAATCCCTGGACAAAGAGGAATCCTGTCCCGTGGCAGGGGTGGATGCAAAAACTATGTTTCCACTGGCTGTGGCAACCAGCATTGATGCTTTGGCGGTGGGAATCACTTTTGCCTTTCTGGATGTGGCGATCGTGCCGGCGGCCGCTTTTATCGGTCTTGTCACATTTGTCTGTTCCGTCTTTGGGGTAAAAGTAGGCAATGTCTTTGGGACGAAATACAAAGCCAAAGCGGAACTTGCCGGCGGTATTATCCTGGTGCTTCTCGGATTGAAAATATTACTGGAACATCTGGGCATACTGGGATAA
- a CDS encoding glycoside hydrolase family 43 protein produces MLKETFHNPLLPGFYPDPSICRVGDDYYMVTSSFVYYPGLPIFHSKDLVHWEQIGHGIHRPEQLNYKNCETSEGLWAPSIRFHKGTFYIINTFVSEGREAKRDNYIITAKNPAGPWSDPIVVEGADGIDSSLFFDEDGSVWYVGNFISDEKLYEGHHGIYLNELDPETLQFKGPRTIIWDGKKTRSKWIEAPHIYKKDGYYYLLVAEGGTFVTHSVQMARCRTIDGDYEICPRNPIVTHRHMPLLNPISVTGHADIVETQNGEWWMVLLAVRPYEGGHYNLGRETFMVPFVWAEDGWPMIDNETGLVQEEERLPKLPRTVYPLMPECDNFEDEALQMQWNTIHPPVEPFYSLTERPGYLRLMTRPQVMEEICTPSFVGRRQRHKSFLAKTAMEFHPASDCEEAGIALVQDDRFHYLMVMKKKGTTPYLQFYKTENGCRTLVKETELKDSRRLYLSVQGNTTDYDFYYGYSESEMIPFLSGVDASLLSSVVNNGFTGVYLGMYTSSAHEPSTSYVDFDWFQYQGE; encoded by the coding sequence ATGTTGAAAGAAACGTTCCACAACCCGCTTCTGCCCGGTTTTTATCCGGACCCATCCATCTGTCGTGTGGGGGATGATTACTATATGGTGACCTCATCTTTCGTGTACTATCCCGGACTACCTATATTCCACAGCAAGGACCTGGTCCACTGGGAACAGATCGGTCATGGCATCCACAGACCTGAACAGCTCAATTACAAAAACTGCGAAACCAGCGAGGGACTTTGGGCACCCAGCATCCGATTCCACAAAGGAACCTTTTATATTATTAATACGTTCGTTTCCGAAGGACGTGAAGCAAAACGTGATAATTATATCATAACAGCTAAAAATCCTGCGGGACCGTGGAGTGACCCCATTGTGGTGGAGGGAGCCGACGGCATTGATTCCAGCCTGTTCTTTGACGAAGACGGATCTGTCTGGTACGTGGGAAATTTCATCAGTGATGAAAAGCTCTACGAAGGGCATCACGGCATTTACTTAAATGAACTGGACCCTGAGACACTGCAGTTCAAAGGACCCAGGACTATAATATGGGATGGCAAAAAAACCAGGAGCAAATGGATCGAGGCTCCCCATATCTATAAAAAAGACGGCTATTATTATCTGTTAGTGGCAGAGGGCGGCACCTTTGTAACCCACAGTGTACAGATGGCCCGCTGCCGCACCATTGACGGGGATTATGAGATCTGTCCCAGAAATCCCATTGTGACCCACCGGCATATGCCGCTTTTAAACCCTATTTCCGTTACCGGACATGCTGATATCGTAGAGACCCAGAACGGGGAATGGTGGATGGTACTGCTGGCTGTACGCCCTTATGAAGGCGGGCACTACAACCTTGGCCGTGAAACCTTTATGGTTCCTTTTGTATGGGCAGAGGACGGCTGGCCTATGATCGACAACGAAACAGGACTCGTGCAGGAGGAGGAGCGCCTTCCGAAGCTGCCGCGCACCGTATATCCTCTTATGCCGGAGTGTGACAACTTTGAGGATGAAGCTCTTCAGATGCAGTGGAATACCATTCACCCACCGGTGGAACCTTTCTATTCTCTCACAGAACGACCCGGATATCTGCGGCTCATGACAAGACCACAGGTGATGGAAGAGATCTGTACTCCTTCTTTTGTGGGACGCAGGCAACGCCATAAGAGCTTTCTGGCTAAAACTGCCATGGAATTCCATCCGGCCTCAGACTGCGAAGAGGCAGGGATCGCACTGGTACAGGATGACCGCTTTCACTATCTGATGGTCATGAAGAAAAAGGGCACCACCCCTTACCTGCAGTTCTACAAAACAGAAAACGGCTGCCGTACTCTGGTAAAGGAAACCGAGCTTAAAGACAGCAGACGTCTTTATCTAAGTGTTCAGGGAAACACTACGGACTATGATTTTTACTACGGATACAGCGAGTCAGAAATGATTCCTTTCCTGTCCGGTGTGGACGCCTCTCTTTTAAGCTCTGTTGTAAACAACGGCTTTACAGGCGTTTATCTGGGCATGTATACCAGCTCTGCTCACGAACCAAGCACCAGCTATGTTGATTTTGACTGGTTCCAGTACCAGGGAGAATAA
- a CDS encoding CatA-like O-acetyltransferase — MFHTIDLENWERKEIFQRFAGYTYNLTSEVDVTGFLEGIHGKGYKFYPSVCWCIANTVNSDADFRFAKVDGSIGYYERLNPCYTLMRRGEGHLFTHMVTEFSGDFKRFYEAFLEDKEKAENGSSLYYYGKPVPGCVDITILPNTSYQSICYVRPASFVNPESGSESYIPFITVGKYQEKDGRIKMPVTGNFNHVANDGYHAEKFFRMLQENLDAFSSLI, encoded by the coding sequence ATGTTTCACACAATTGATCTTGAGAACTGGGAGAGAAAAGAAATATTTCAGCGCTTTGCAGGATATACCTATAATCTGACTTCAGAGGTGGATGTGACAGGATTTTTGGAAGGCATACATGGAAAGGGATATAAGTTCTATCCGTCTGTCTGCTGGTGCATTGCCAATACGGTAAACAGTGATGCGGATTTCCGCTTTGCAAAGGTGGATGGGTCCATAGGGTATTATGAGCGGCTGAATCCGTGTTACACGCTTATGCGGAGAGGGGAAGGGCATCTGTTCACCCATATGGTCACAGAGTTCAGCGGTGATTTTAAGAGGTTTTATGAGGCATTTCTGGAAGATAAAGAGAAGGCGGAGAACGGCAGTTCCCTGTATTATTACGGAAAACCTGTTCCGGGATGTGTGGATATCACCATTCTGCCCAACACGTCATACCAGTCTATCTGTTATGTGCGCCCGGCCTCTTTCGTAAATCCGGAGTCAGGCAGTGAAAGCTACATCCCATTCATCACAGTGGGAAAATATCAGGAGAAAGACGGAAGGATTAAAATGCCCGTGACCGGAAACTTTAACCATGTGGCAAATGACGGCTATCATGCGGAGAAATTTTTCCGGATGCTGCAGGAGAATCTGGATGCCTTTTCTTCTCTTATTTAG
- a CDS encoding putative ABC transporter permease: MARDMVVRISEGVRRQFAQERFIEAEYDRAYSLTSLILFFFSASTVGWLWEVFLHIFMDGAIINRGTTWGPWLPIYGVGGVMTLVLLKRFAAKPVHVFVFAYIGSGILEYTTGWALEQFRGVKYWDYSESLFNINGRVCLEVLTLFAVGACVILYIAAPAMDNLFRKIPKTPKVVLCVVLVALFAVDLVFSAIYPKMGPGITMDVSETTRWIF, from the coding sequence ATGGCTAGAGACATGGTGGTAAGAATCTCAGAGGGTGTGAGAAGACAGTTTGCACAGGAAAGATTTATAGAAGCAGAATATGACAGGGCCTATTCCCTGACAAGTTTAATATTATTTTTCTTTTCTGCGTCAACCGTAGGATGGCTATGGGAAGTATTTCTTCATATTTTCATGGACGGAGCGATCATCAACAGGGGCACCACATGGGGACCGTGGCTTCCCATATATGGTGTGGGCGGTGTGATGACTCTGGTGCTTTTGAAAAGATTTGCTGCAAAGCCGGTTCATGTATTTGTCTTTGCGTACATAGGAAGCGGTATCCTGGAATATACCACAGGATGGGCACTGGAACAGTTCCGGGGCGTAAAGTATTGGGATTACAGTGAGAGCCTGTTTAACATTAACGGAAGGGTATGTCTGGAAGTTCTGACACTGTTTGCCGTAGGCGCATGTGTGATTCTCTATATAGCCGCACCTGCAATGGATAACCTGTTCAGAAAAATCCCGAAGACGCCAAAAGTGGTTCTCTGTGTTGTGCTGGTCGCCCTGTTCGCAGTGGATCTGGTATTTTCAGCTATATATCCGAAGATGGGTCCTGGCATTACCATGGATGTATCTGAGACAACGAGATGGATTTTTTAA
- a CDS encoding SMU1112c/YaeR family gloxylase I-like metalloprotein — MKLDKIHHVAIIVSDYKKSRDFYVNQLGFEIIRENYREERDDWKLDLRLGDCELEIFGVKNPPARVNRPEACGLRHLAFAVDNMEDAVAWLNAKGIETEPVRTDDFTGKKMTFFFDPDGLPLELHE; from the coding sequence ATGAAGCTTGATAAAATACACCATGTTGCCATTATTGTGTCTGATTATAAAAAATCCAGGGATTTTTATGTAAACCAACTAGGATTCGAGATCATACGGGAAAATTATCGGGAAGAGCGGGACGACTGGAAGCTGGATCTGCGTCTGGGTGACTGTGAGCTGGAGATATTCGGAGTAAAAAACCCACCGGCCCGTGTAAACCGCCCTGAGGCCTGCGGACTTCGCCACCTGGCCTTTGCTGTCGATAATATGGAGGATGCCGTTGCTTGGCTGAACGCAAAAGGAATCGAGACAGAACCTGTCCGCACCGATGATTTTACAGGAAAAAAGATGACCTTCTTTTTTGACCCGGACGGTCTTCCCCTGGAACTGCACGAATAA
- a CDS encoding sensor histidine kinase has protein sequence MQLWKKNYLAAYILFLVILNLSMLLLATMGFKNDLETRMNDVIKRQQQFAYTVEGLMGSEDGEEKLLYLGQGYYRNRTYINVSRGERTVVNHLPAGVGIMGNADIVTYKGERYAVIIGQAGTGEEGCEVVYMENIQDLYRGQSRRLLYFLVTALLLETVIGTMLYMTMKKIYMPINNIAHELRTPLTVLQGYGQYIQMGNITEEDRFFAGEQIVKEAGSLRETVDRLLVMGNLREGNIKYQRLQMRELLGEMKKAYPGIHVENHMDVIEGDGSLILCLFKNLISNAVKAGKHVTVTASDNCVCIWNDGKYIEKQKLNYLNRNHEFPRAEAERNGYGIGLCYEIVKLHGWKMDYESSEEEGTTVKIKM, from the coding sequence ATGCAGCTTTGGAAGAAAAATTATCTGGCAGCGTATATTCTATTTCTGGTGATCTTGAATCTGTCCATGCTTCTTCTGGCTACCATGGGATTTAAAAATGATCTGGAAACCCGCATGAACGATGTCATAAAAAGACAGCAGCAGTTTGCCTATACAGTAGAAGGGCTGATGGGTTCAGAGGATGGGGAGGAGAAGCTGCTTTACCTGGGGCAGGGCTATTACCGGAATAGAACTTATATCAACGTGAGCCGCGGGGAGAGGACCGTTGTGAACCACCTTCCGGCGGGCGTGGGGATTATGGGCAATGCGGATATTGTGACCTATAAAGGGGAACGCTATGCAGTCATCATCGGTCAGGCAGGAACCGGGGAGGAAGGCTGTGAGGTGGTGTATATGGAGAACATTCAGGATTTATACCGGGGGCAGAGCAGAAGACTGCTGTATTTCCTGGTTACAGCCCTGCTTCTGGAGACAGTGATAGGCACTATGCTCTACATGACCATGAAAAAGATTTATATGCCGATCAATAATATTGCCCACGAACTGAGGACACCTCTGACTGTACTGCAGGGCTATGGACAGTATATCCAGATGGGAAATATTACAGAGGAGGACCGTTTCTTTGCAGGGGAACAGATCGTAAAGGAGGCCGGCAGTCTCAGGGAAACTGTGGACAGACTTTTGGTCATGGGAAACCTGAGAGAAGGGAATATAAAATACCAGAGGCTGCAGATGCGGGAACTGCTTGGTGAGATGAAAAAAGCATATCCCGGCATTCATGTGGAAAATCACATGGACGTCATAGAGGGGGACGGCTCTCTTATCCTTTGTCTGTTTAAAAACCTGATCAGTAATGCCGTAAAAGCAGGGAAGCATGTGACCGTGACTGCCTCGGACAACTGTGTCTGTATATGGAATGACGGAAAATATATAGAAAAGCAGAAGTTAAACTACCTGAACCGGAATCATGAGTTTCCAAGAGCTGAGGCTGAGCGCAACGGTTACGGAATCGGCCTATGTTATGAGATCGTAAAACTCCATGGGTGGAAGATGGACTACGAATCCTCAGAGGAAGAGGGGACAACCGTAAAAATAAAAATGTGA
- a CDS encoding response regulator transcription factor, with the protein MADILIVEDERSINELMKRTLTMTGHKCCQVYTGREALRAAVNEKPDIVLLDINLPDMDGFQVMEQIGDVPVIYVTARDEVTDRVRGLNSGAEDYIVKPFAMEELVARVQVVLRRFHREEKIFAIDGVRVDVERHRVTRGGADVELTNREFELLRVLLVNRNIALSRNQLLDLAWGMDFFGDDRTVDVHIQRIRKKLGLEDYIKTVFKYGYRLEI; encoded by the coding sequence ATGGCAGATATTTTAATAGTGGAAGATGAGCGGTCCATAAATGAGCTGATGAAAAGAACACTCACCATGACGGGCCACAAATGCTGTCAGGTATACACCGGCAGAGAGGCTCTCAGGGCAGCAGTAAATGAAAAACCGGATATCGTACTTCTGGATATTAATCTCCCGGATATGGACGGCTTTCAGGTGATGGAGCAGATAGGGGATGTTCCGGTCATCTACGTGACAGCCCGAGATGAGGTCACAGACCGAGTAAGAGGGCTGAACAGCGGCGCGGAGGATTATATTGTAAAACCCTTTGCCATGGAAGAGCTGGTTGCCAGGGTCCAGGTAGTGCTCAGAAGGTTCCACAGGGAAGAAAAGATATTTGCCATTGATGGGGTGAGGGTAGACGTGGAGAGACACCGGGTCACCAGAGGCGGGGCGGATGTGGAGCTTACCAACCGGGAGTTCGAGCTTCTGCGGGTACTGCTGGTCAACAGAAATATAGCTCTTTCCAGAAACCAGCTTCTGGATCTGGCCTGGGGGATGGATTTTTTCGGAGATGACAGAACTGTGGATGTGCATATCCAGAGGATACGGAAGAAACTGGGACTCGAGGATTATATCAAGACAGTATTCAAATACGGATACAGACTGGAGATATGA